In the Streptomyces sp. NBC_00525 genome, one interval contains:
- a CDS encoding Ig-like domain-containing protein — MSPVSPAMRAFLVPARPPRPARLALVTGAAVLGLALTACSGGAAATDRGAGGGGGAAPSEAAAPAAISVSPHGTSAVAGRPVTVTLAAGKLREVTVSADGGGALTGRISADGRTWTSDRMAAPGTTYRVKARDTSGSGDTASFTTRAAGKVNKLTLAPGKNTTVGIAQPLSIVFDNPVKDKAAVEKALKVSTSNDTEGAWGWVRDHSGRDRVDWRPEKYWKPGTRITLDAELNGVDSGPAGGFFVRDYATAFTVGASQVVEVDLDRHRLTLRRDGRTVMDVPVSGGTPGGDKRSWRGTAVLMSKEGTINMRSETVGLGDAYDKMVDYSMRLTWSGMYAHAAPWNAAYFGRANHSSGCVGMSDADAAALYRQVRVGDPFEITGKDTKGTVAEGNGYGAWNVSWADWRTRSALG, encoded by the coding sequence ATGTCTCCCGTCTCTCCTGCGATGCGCGCATTCCTGGTTCCGGCGCGTCCGCCGCGCCCCGCCCGGTTGGCGCTGGTCACCGGGGCCGCGGTGCTCGGCCTCGCCCTCACGGCCTGCTCCGGTGGCGCCGCCGCGACGGACCGGGGGGCCGGCGGCGGGGGCGGGGCCGCTCCGTCCGAGGCGGCGGCCCCGGCCGCCATCTCGGTGAGCCCGCACGGCACCTCGGCGGTGGCGGGCCGGCCGGTGACGGTGACGCTGGCGGCCGGGAAGCTGCGCGAGGTGACGGTGTCGGCCGACGGGGGCGGGGCGCTCACCGGCCGGATATCCGCCGACGGCCGGACCTGGACGTCGGACCGGATGGCGGCGCCCGGCACCACGTACCGCGTGAAGGCGCGGGACACCTCGGGCAGCGGCGACACGGCGTCGTTCACGACGCGGGCGGCGGGCAAGGTGAACAAGCTGACCCTGGCCCCCGGCAAGAACACCACGGTCGGGATCGCGCAGCCGCTGTCGATCGTGTTCGACAACCCGGTGAAGGACAAGGCCGCCGTGGAGAAGGCCCTCAAGGTGTCCACGTCGAATGACACCGAGGGCGCGTGGGGCTGGGTGCGCGACCACTCGGGCCGCGACCGCGTCGACTGGCGCCCCGAGAAGTACTGGAAGCCGGGCACCCGCATCACCCTGGACGCCGAGCTGAACGGCGTCGACTCCGGCCCGGCGGGCGGCTTCTTCGTACGGGACTACGCGACGGCGTTCACGGTGGGCGCGAGCCAGGTGGTCGAGGTGGACCTGGACCGGCACCGGCTGACGCTGCGGCGCGACGGCCGTACGGTCATGGACGTGCCGGTGTCGGGCGGTACGCCGGGCGGGGACAAGCGGTCGTGGCGCGGGACGGCGGTGCTGATGTCGAAGGAGGGCACGATCAACATGCGCTCCGAGACGGTGGGCCTGGGCGACGCCTACGACAAGATGGTCGACTACTCGATGCGGCTGACCTGGTCGGGCATGTACGCCCACGCGGCCCCGTGGAACGCGGCGTACTTCGGGCGGGCCAACCACAGTTCGGGGTGTGTGGGGATGAGCGACGCGGACGCCGCGGCCCTCTACCGGCAGGTGCGCGTCGGCGACCCGTTCGAGATCACCGGCAAGGACACCAAGGGCACGGTCGCGGAGGGCAACGGCTACGGGGCGTGGAACGTCTCCTGGGCCGACTGGCGGACGCGGAGCGCGCTCGGCTGA
- a CDS encoding lipid II:glycine glycyltransferase FemX gives MSALLATGDRSRERDLRVHGLTAAEHRAHLVTHPDAGFLQHPSWAGVKEGWRSESLGWHDECGTPRGSALVLYRQFPGTRKYFAYLPEGPVTDWADPAMDRWLRPLLAHLRAAGAFAVRIGPSPAYRRWDGARLKAATGPGRTVGDVLASEVDPVGAAVADRLRARGWRRCGGDGDDADAQPRYVFRVPLAGRTTEDLWSGLNQEWRRNVRRARTAGVRVVTGGAAELPEFHRLLRITEERDGFRLGRSLAYYQRQYAALNAEHPGRMKLRLAVHDGEILAAHTMISTGRRVWYQTGASADHRREVRPSNALQWQMLCDARDGGAEVYDMRGVSSTLDPDDRPFGLLRWKLGTGGQVVETLGEWETSVGGAANNTLYRAFQAYLARR, from the coding sequence ATGTCAGCGCTGCTCGCCACGGGAGACCGCAGCCGCGAACGGGACCTGCGCGTACACGGCCTCACGGCCGCCGAGCACCGCGCCCACCTCGTTACCCACCCCGACGCCGGCTTCCTCCAGCACCCCTCCTGGGCCGGTGTGAAGGAGGGCTGGAGGTCCGAGAGCCTCGGCTGGCACGACGAGTGCGGCACACCGCGCGGCAGCGCCCTCGTCCTCTACCGGCAGTTCCCCGGCACCCGGAAGTACTTCGCCTACCTCCCCGAGGGGCCCGTCACCGACTGGGCCGATCCCGCGATGGACCGGTGGCTGCGCCCGCTGCTCGCGCATCTGCGCGCGGCCGGAGCCTTCGCCGTGCGCATCGGTCCTTCCCCCGCCTACCGGCGCTGGGACGGCGCCCGGCTCAAGGCCGCCACCGGCCCCGGACGTACCGTCGGCGACGTGCTGGCCAGTGAGGTCGATCCGGTCGGCGCCGCCGTCGCCGACCGGCTGCGGGCTCGCGGCTGGCGGCGCTGCGGCGGGGACGGCGACGACGCCGACGCCCAGCCCCGGTACGTCTTCCGGGTCCCGCTCGCCGGCCGCACCACCGAGGACCTGTGGTCCGGGCTCAACCAGGAATGGCGCCGCAACGTGCGCCGCGCCCGCACCGCCGGGGTACGCGTCGTCACCGGCGGCGCGGCCGAACTCCCCGAGTTCCACCGGCTGCTGAGGATCACCGAGGAACGCGACGGCTTCCGGCTCGGCCGCTCGCTCGCCTACTACCAGCGCCAGTACGCGGCGCTCAACGCCGAACACCCCGGCCGCATGAAACTCCGCCTGGCCGTGCACGACGGCGAGATCCTGGCCGCCCACACCATGATCAGCACCGGCCGGCGGGTCTGGTACCAGACCGGCGCGTCCGCCGACCACCGCCGCGAGGTGCGTCCCAGCAACGCCCTCCAGTGGCAGATGCTGTGCGACGCACGGGACGGCGGCGCCGAGGTGTACGACATGCGCGGGGTATCCTCCACCCTCGATCCCGACGACCGCCCCTTCGGGCTGCTGCGCTGGAAGCTCGGCACCGGCGGGCAGGTCGTGGAGACCCTCGGAGAGTGGGAGACATCGGTGGGCGGAGCCGCCAACAACACGTTGTACCGGGCGTTCCAGGCGTACCTGGCCCGCCGATGA
- the murJ gene encoding murein biosynthesis integral membrane protein MurJ yields MTAAGTAPGAAAPEQPGAQQPGPQQPDAEQSGSGQPGARGSGSVLRSGAVMAAGSIVSRATGFIRSAIVVAALGTGLRADGYTVANTLPNILYMLLIGGALNAVFVPELVRAAKEHADGGAAYTDRLLTLCTTGLLVLTGLAVLAAPLIVSVYAPTYEGDQAELTIALARYCLPQIFFYGLFTLLGQVLNSRDRFGAMMWTPVLNNLVIIAVFGLYLWTAVGSDGTLTADQARWLGWGTTAGIAVQSLALLPSLRGAKFRWRPRFDWRGSGLTRPLRAAGWLVMLVLTNQAAYWVVTRLATASGQHAADQNVAGGAGYTAYSYAYQLWVVPQGIVTVSLVTALMPRMSRAAAAGDLAGVRRDLSYALRTSAAVVVPAAALLLALAPWVMGSVFGYGRTDHADITVMAGMMAAFAPGLVAFSGQYVLSRGFYAMSDTRTPFLLNLVIAALNAGLTVVAYLTLPARWAVTGMAGAYSAALLAGFAVTAYVLHRRVSPPGTARPSLARSPGVWAHVRLGVACVPAGLLAYGVARAVDTEGSGLGDLAALGAGTAVLALVVAALARPLRLDEVTTALSAVRGRLRRG; encoded by the coding sequence ATGACCGCCGCAGGCACCGCCCCAGGGGCGGCCGCTCCCGAACAGCCCGGCGCCCAGCAGCCCGGCCCGCAGCAGCCCGACGCCGAACAGTCCGGCTCCGGGCAGCCCGGCGCCCGCGGCTCCGGCTCGGTGCTGCGCAGCGGCGCGGTGATGGCCGCGGGCTCGATCGTCTCAAGGGCCACCGGGTTCATACGCTCGGCGATCGTCGTCGCCGCGCTCGGCACCGGGCTGCGCGCGGACGGCTACACGGTCGCCAACACCCTGCCCAACATCCTCTACATGCTCCTCATCGGCGGCGCCCTCAACGCCGTCTTCGTCCCCGAACTCGTACGCGCCGCCAAGGAGCACGCCGACGGCGGCGCCGCCTACACCGACCGCCTGCTCACCCTGTGCACCACCGGACTCCTCGTCCTCACCGGGCTCGCCGTCCTCGCCGCACCCCTGATCGTCTCGGTGTACGCCCCCACCTACGAGGGCGACCAGGCCGAACTCACCATCGCCCTGGCCCGCTACTGCCTGCCGCAGATCTTCTTCTACGGCCTGTTCACGCTCCTGGGCCAAGTGCTCAACTCCCGCGACCGGTTCGGTGCGATGATGTGGACACCCGTCCTCAACAACCTCGTGATCATCGCCGTGTTCGGGCTCTACCTCTGGACGGCCGTCGGCTCCGACGGCACCCTCACCGCGGACCAGGCGCGGTGGCTGGGCTGGGGCACCACGGCGGGCATCGCCGTACAGAGCCTCGCCCTGCTGCCCTCGCTGCGCGGCGCGAAGTTCCGCTGGCGGCCCCGCTTCGACTGGCGCGGCAGCGGACTGACCCGGCCGCTGCGCGCCGCCGGCTGGCTCGTCATGCTCGTCCTCACCAACCAGGCCGCCTACTGGGTCGTCACCCGGCTCGCCACCGCCAGCGGCCAGCACGCGGCGGACCAGAACGTCGCGGGCGGCGCCGGCTACACCGCGTACAGCTACGCCTATCAGCTGTGGGTCGTACCGCAGGGCATCGTGACCGTCAGCCTCGTCACCGCGCTGATGCCCCGCATGAGCCGGGCGGCGGCCGCCGGCGACCTCGCCGGAGTGCGCCGGGACCTCTCGTACGCCCTGCGCACCTCGGCCGCCGTCGTCGTTCCGGCCGCCGCGCTGCTCCTCGCGCTCGCGCCCTGGGTGATGGGCTCGGTCTTCGGCTACGGGCGCACCGACCACGCCGACATCACGGTGATGGCGGGCATGATGGCCGCGTTCGCGCCCGGCCTCGTCGCCTTCTCCGGGCAGTACGTGCTCTCCCGCGGCTTCTACGCGATGAGCGACACCCGCACCCCGTTCCTGCTGAACCTCGTGATCGCGGCCCTCAACGCCGGACTCACCGTCGTCGCCTACCTCACCCTGCCCGCGCGCTGGGCGGTGACCGGCATGGCGGGCGCCTACTCCGCCGCCCTGCTCGCCGGCTTCGCCGTCACCGCGTACGTACTGCACCGCCGAGTCTCCCCGCCCGGCACGGCCCGCCCGTCGCTCGCCCGCTCGCCCGGCGTATGGGCGCATGTGCGGCTGGGCGTCGCCTGCGTACCGGCCGGACTGCTGGCGTACGGGGTGGCCCGCGCGGTCGACACGGAGGGCTCCGGCCTCGGCGACCTGGCCGCGCTCGGCGCCGGCACGGCCGTCTTGGCGCTGGTCGTGGCGGCGCTCGCCCGGCCGCTGCGGCTCGACGAGGTGACCACCGCGCTGAGCGCCGTCCGGGGCAGGCTGCGACGCGGCTGA
- a CDS encoding response regulator transcription factor, translating to MPRVLLIEDDPSVREGVELGLRRRGHDLRAVATGEAGLAALGEFRPDLVLLDLMLPGMNGVQVCRRIRETSQLPVIMLTARGDDFDVVVGLEAGADDYIVKPARTEVIEARIRAVLRRLTAPAGRGGTEAHGELTVDRAGLTVAKSGERLLLAPSELKLLLHLSASPEQVFSRQQLLEYVWEHSYHGDARLVDACVRRLRQKIEDVPGTPRYIQTVRGFGYRFGPVTGAGPGRADKAPLA from the coding sequence ATGCCGCGCGTGCTCCTGATCGAAGACGACCCCTCCGTGCGCGAAGGGGTCGAGCTGGGCCTGCGCAGACGCGGCCACGACCTGCGGGCCGTCGCCACGGGCGAGGCCGGGCTCGCCGCGCTGGGCGAGTTCCGGCCCGACCTCGTCCTCCTCGACCTGATGCTGCCCGGCATGAACGGCGTCCAGGTCTGCCGCCGCATCCGCGAGACCAGCCAGCTGCCCGTGATCATGCTCACCGCGCGCGGCGACGACTTCGACGTCGTCGTGGGCCTGGAGGCCGGCGCCGACGACTACATCGTCAAACCCGCCCGCACCGAGGTCATCGAGGCCCGCATCCGCGCCGTCCTGCGCCGCCTCACCGCCCCCGCCGGGCGCGGCGGCACCGAGGCGCACGGCGAACTGACCGTGGACCGCGCGGGCCTCACCGTCGCCAAGTCCGGCGAACGCCTGCTCCTCGCCCCCTCCGAACTCAAGCTGCTGCTCCACCTCTCGGCCTCGCCCGAACAGGTCTTCAGCCGCCAGCAACTCCTGGAGTACGTGTGGGAGCACAGCTACCACGGGGACGCCCGGCTGGTCGACGCCTGCGTACGCCGGCTCCGCCAGAAGATCGAGGACGTCCCCGGCACCCCCCGCTACATCCAGACGGTCCGCGGCTTCGGCTACCGCTTCGGCCCCGTGACTGGCGCCGGGCCGGGCAGAGCCGACAAGGCCCCCCTCGCGTGA
- a CDS encoding sensor histidine kinase: MKPFAARFGLRTRLVAAFLFVAAVSAATTAALTYREARSAILQQAQDTAVAQFRDRLGTQSVTLPLDAEQLRRVCLGLARAGSAHSWTVFAEYGDLKVSSSDRPTSEVITDELREDTRTATHGSFQRVVRNGEPWLTVGMPALFDQGDGSQPTGLVLYAVMPLSAEEANIAAMLTAARDGALPALLIALVPALLAARSVLRPVRDLRRAAAGIGRGELDTRITVRGSDELADLAWTFNESSTKLQESVDELRRAEQRARRFASDVSHELRTPLAGMLAVTEVLDEDAAELRSDTAAAVRLISAETGKLATLVEDLMEMSRFDARAADLHLDEVDVAETVRKTLQSRRWDDRVGTELAAGVRAALDPRRFDVIVANLVGNALRHGAEPVTVRARSGRTEDGDRLVVEVEDSGPGIDAAVLPHIFDRFYKADAARTRSAGSGLGLAIAQENVRLHGGTVRAANRPEGGAVFTVDLPLGER, translated from the coding sequence GTGAAACCGTTCGCCGCCCGCTTCGGCCTGCGCACCCGGCTCGTCGCGGCGTTCCTGTTCGTCGCCGCCGTCAGCGCCGCCACCACCGCCGCGCTCACCTACCGCGAGGCCCGCTCGGCGATCCTCCAGCAGGCCCAGGACACCGCCGTCGCCCAGTTCCGCGACCGGCTCGGCACCCAGTCCGTCACCCTGCCGCTGGACGCGGAGCAGCTGCGCCGGGTGTGCCTCGGGCTCGCCCGCGCGGGCAGCGCGCACAGCTGGACCGTGTTCGCCGAGTACGGGGACCTGAAGGTCTCCTCATCGGACCGGCCCACCTCCGAGGTGATCACCGACGAACTGCGGGAGGACACCCGCACCGCCACCCACGGCTCCTTCCAGCGCGTTGTCAGGAACGGCGAACCCTGGCTGACCGTCGGCATGCCCGCCCTCTTCGACCAGGGCGACGGCAGCCAGCCCACCGGCCTGGTCCTCTACGCCGTGATGCCGCTCTCCGCCGAGGAGGCGAACATCGCCGCCATGCTCACCGCCGCCCGCGACGGCGCCCTGCCCGCCCTGCTCATCGCCCTCGTACCCGCCCTGCTCGCCGCCCGTAGCGTCCTGCGCCCCGTCCGCGACCTGCGCCGGGCCGCCGCGGGCATCGGCCGGGGCGAACTGGACACCCGGATCACCGTCCGGGGCTCCGACGAACTCGCCGACCTCGCCTGGACGTTCAACGAGTCCTCGACCAAGCTCCAGGAGTCCGTGGACGAGCTGCGCCGGGCCGAGCAGCGGGCCAGGCGCTTCGCCTCCGACGTCTCCCACGAACTGCGCACCCCGCTCGCCGGCATGCTCGCCGTGACCGAGGTGCTGGACGAGGACGCCGCTGAACTGCGCTCCGACACCGCCGCCGCCGTCCGCCTGATCAGCGCGGAGACCGGCAAACTCGCCACCCTCGTCGAGGACCTGATGGAGATGTCCCGGTTCGACGCCCGCGCGGCCGACCTCCACCTGGACGAGGTCGATGTCGCCGAGACCGTGCGCAAGACGCTCCAGAGCCGCCGCTGGGACGACCGGGTCGGCACCGAACTCGCCGCCGGCGTAAGGGCGGCGCTCGACCCGCGCCGCTTCGACGTGATCGTCGCCAACCTGGTCGGCAACGCCCTGCGGCACGGCGCCGAGCCCGTGACCGTACGGGCGCGCTCCGGGCGGACCGAGGACGGCGACCGGCTCGTCGTCGAGGTCGAGGACAGCGGGCCCGGCATCGACGCGGCGGTGCTGCCGCACATCTTCGACCGGTTCTACAAGGCGGACGCGGCCCGCACCAGGTCGGCCGGCAGCGGGCTCGGCCTGGCCATCGCCCAGGAGAACGTCCGGCTGCACGGGGGCACGGTGCGCGCGGCGAACCGCCCCGAGGGCGGTGCGGTGTTCACCGTGGACCTGCCGCTGGGGGAGCGGTGA
- a CDS encoding SAM-dependent methyltransferase: MRQHGLPAPVIDTGRPHSARIYDYLLGGKDNYRVDERAGDALVAAASQERAGARANRAFLERAVRHVVAAGVRQIIDIGAGLPHHPNVHEVARATAPGVGVAYVDNDPIVIAHADALLSGSGRVGVALADLRDPHGIVEHPRVRDVIDFGRPVALLLVSVLHFLSRAERPEQAVAALRDALVAGSCLVLSHATDDFADCSAAQAVYATATTPLTPRSRHEIAEFLDGFELLEPGLVPVSSWRPDAPYAARTPAGGYGAVARKAG, from the coding sequence GTGAGGCAGCACGGCTTACCCGCCCCGGTGATCGACACCGGCCGGCCCCACTCCGCAAGGATCTACGACTACCTACTCGGCGGCAAGGACAACTACCGGGTGGACGAGCGGGCCGGTGACGCGCTGGTCGCGGCCGCCTCCCAGGAGCGGGCCGGCGCCCGCGCCAACCGCGCCTTCCTGGAACGCGCGGTCCGCCACGTCGTCGCCGCGGGCGTACGGCAGATCATCGACATAGGCGCCGGGCTGCCGCACCACCCCAATGTGCACGAGGTCGCCCGCGCGACGGCGCCCGGAGTGGGCGTGGCGTACGTCGACAACGACCCGATCGTCATCGCGCACGCGGACGCCCTGCTCAGCGGGTCCGGCCGGGTCGGCGTCGCGCTCGCCGACCTCCGCGACCCGCACGGCATCGTGGAGCATCCGCGCGTCCGCGACGTCATCGACTTCGGCCGGCCCGTCGCGCTGCTCCTGGTCTCCGTGCTCCACTTCCTCTCGCGCGCGGAGCGGCCCGAACAGGCCGTCGCCGCCCTGCGCGACGCGCTGGTGGCCGGCAGCTGTCTGGTGCTCTCGCACGCCACCGACGACTTCGCCGACTGCAGCGCGGCCCAAGCCGTCTACGCCACCGCCACCACACCGCTCACCCCGCGCTCCCGCCACGAGATCGCGGAGTTCCTCGACGGCTTCGAACTCCTGGAGCCCGGCCTCGTGCCCGTATCGTCCTGGCGGCCGGACGCGCCGTACGCGGCCCGGACACCGGCCGGTGGCTACGGAGCGGTCGCCCGCAAGGCCGGCTGA
- a CDS encoding siderophore-interacting protein, translating into MFRTRRPRHTATVEAVAEIAPRLARITLGGPGMSAFRCDEPTQWVKLFVTDPLDGQTIGRAYTVRRMHPSAPRMDIDVVLHGNGPAARWAEAARPGQEVSFGGPRGSFRPDLDAGFYLLAGDESAQPAVLTIAENLPAGMRGAVYLEVAGPEARTEVALPAGLDVVWVHRAGGVKGEALREAVLKAPVPRQRVAAWVAGESGAVRDIRRHFLEGLGLDRHRAYAKGYWKRDEPDHRDPLASD; encoded by the coding sequence ATGTTCCGCACCCGTCGTCCCCGTCACACCGCCACGGTGGAAGCGGTCGCCGAGATCGCCCCGCGCCTGGCGCGCATCACCCTCGGAGGCCCCGGAATGTCGGCCTTCCGCTGCGACGAACCGACCCAGTGGGTAAAGCTGTTCGTCACCGACCCGTTGGACGGCCAGACCATCGGCCGGGCCTACACCGTACGCCGCATGCATCCGTCCGCGCCGCGTATGGACATCGACGTCGTGCTGCACGGCAACGGCCCCGCCGCCCGCTGGGCCGAGGCCGCCCGCCCGGGTCAGGAGGTCTCCTTCGGCGGCCCGCGAGGTTCCTTCCGCCCCGACCTCGACGCCGGCTTCTACCTCCTGGCGGGCGACGAGAGCGCCCAACCCGCCGTCCTCACCATCGCCGAGAACCTGCCCGCCGGTATGCGCGGCGCCGTCTACCTGGAGGTGGCGGGCCCCGAGGCCCGGACCGAGGTGGCCCTGCCGGCCGGCCTGGACGTCGTGTGGGTGCACCGCGCCGGCGGGGTCAAGGGCGAAGCCCTGAGAGAGGCCGTGCTCAAGGCGCCCGTCCCGCGGCAGCGGGTCGCCGCATGGGTGGCCGGGGAGTCCGGAGCCGTCCGGGACATTCGCCGTCACTTCCTGGAGGGACTCGGCCTGGACCGCCACCGCGCCTATGCCAAGGGTTACTGGAAGCGGGACGAGCCCGACCACCGGGACCCGCTCGCCTCCGACTGA
- a CDS encoding TetR/AcrR family transcriptional regulator, which translates to MRLVSISSTGSGTDAATRRGGHAIDAQHVQDRAGGGHAGRTRNGPRRSEAARLAVLRAADDLLVDVGFHAMTVGAIAERAGVAKQTIYRWWRSKVDILLDVLDEDLRDLAFWPELPQDPQATLEQYATHVGAVFTEPATGRVLFVLIGHAQHDTATAAALRDEVLRPQRQYDRRRVQAALASSLHSTVTRQEADQLLDLVVGPAFHRAFMTGRPLDPQFARQLTTAVLALRDGVTPPGTPSPDSSA; encoded by the coding sequence TTGCGTCTAGTCTCGATCTCGTCGACCGGCTCCGGAACGGACGCCGCAACGCGACGAGGAGGACACGCCATCGACGCCCAGCACGTTCAGGACCGGGCGGGCGGCGGGCACGCCGGCCGCACCCGCAATGGGCCCCGGCGCAGCGAGGCCGCTCGCCTCGCGGTACTGCGCGCCGCCGACGATCTCCTGGTCGACGTCGGATTCCACGCCATGACGGTCGGCGCCATCGCCGAACGGGCGGGCGTCGCCAAGCAGACGATCTACCGGTGGTGGCGGTCGAAGGTGGACATCCTTCTCGACGTCCTGGACGAGGACCTGCGGGACCTGGCCTTCTGGCCCGAGCTGCCGCAGGACCCGCAGGCCACCCTGGAGCAGTACGCGACCCACGTGGGCGCGGTCTTCACCGAGCCCGCCACCGGTCGCGTCCTGTTCGTACTCATCGGACACGCCCAGCACGACACGGCCACCGCCGCGGCCCTCCGCGACGAAGTACTGCGACCACAACGGCAGTACGACCGCAGACGCGTCCAGGCGGCCCTGGCGAGTTCCCTGCACTCCACGGTGACCCGGCAGGAGGCCGACCAACTCCTCGACCTGGTCGTCGGGCCCGCCTTCCACCGGGCCTTCATGACGGGACGGCCGCTGGACCCCCAGTTCGCCCGGCAGTTGACCACCGCCGTCCTGGCCCTCCGGGACGGTGTCACTCCCCCCGGGACTCCGTCTCCCGACTCCTCCGCCTGA
- a CDS encoding MaoC family dehydratase, with translation MRHFEHFPVGTTYELGATRLTSNDIIGYARVYDPMPFHLDPEAAARSPFGGLVASGWHTGAVVMGQFVRALLADAACQGSYGMDEVRFLKPVRPGDELRGRATVEEAAPHPRRPNTGTVRFLVEAVDQHGDPVYRMRTRLLFARAAAATVERDATAARR, from the coding sequence GTGCGGCACTTCGAGCACTTTCCCGTCGGCACCACGTACGAGTTGGGCGCCACACGGCTCACGAGCAATGACATCATCGGCTACGCACGCGTCTACGACCCGATGCCGTTCCACCTCGATCCCGAGGCCGCCGCCCGCTCCCCCTTCGGCGGCCTGGTCGCCAGCGGCTGGCACACAGGCGCCGTGGTCATGGGGCAGTTCGTGCGCGCCCTGCTCGCGGACGCCGCCTGCCAGGGCTCCTACGGCATGGACGAGGTCCGGTTCCTGAAGCCGGTGCGCCCCGGCGACGAACTGCGCGGGCGGGCCACCGTGGAGGAGGCCGCGCCGCACCCCAGGCGCCCGAACACGGGAACGGTCCGCTTCCTCGTCGAGGCGGTCGACCAGCACGGGGACCCGGTGTACCGGATGCGCACCCGGCTACTGTTCGCCCGTGCGGCGGCCGCGACCGTCGAGCGGGATGCCACTGCCGCACGGCGCTGA
- a CDS encoding class II 3-deoxy-7-phosphoheptulonate synthase, translating to MDTLKRPSPADPPARARSPKQPDSPGQCGGSPSGPSPEAWRSLPAAQQPDWPDPAALRTALSSLAGAPPLVFATECDTLLDRLGEVARGKAFLLQGGDCAETLDAVSAESVRGKLEVLLQMASVLTYAAGLPVVKVGRIAGQYAKPRSRPTETRGGVTLPSYRGDAVNGRAFTAEARTPDPARLERVYHACAATLNLLRAFTAGGYADPHAVHERNRDFVALSTAGGRYGRLMDEIDAAFAFIRACGMTPSSMRTTEVFASHEALLLDYESALARTDPDSGRRYALSGHLLWIGERTRRPDEAHVAFAAGVSNPLGVKLGPDAGVGDVLTLLNRLDPQRTPGRLTFITRMGRGLVRDRLPALVEAVRAEGAQVVWVCDPMHGNTFTAPSGHKSRRFDDVLDEIEGFFEVHRALGTHPGGLHMELTGEDVTECVGGSDEVLSGNLHLRYETACDPRLNRRQSMDLAFRVAEWFSAEEPRCGRPGAERVAVRTPDLSVYTQAAAPVG from the coding sequence GTGGACACCCTGAAGCGCCCGTCACCGGCCGACCCCCCGGCACGGGCCCGCTCACCGAAGCAGCCCGACTCCCCAGGACAGTGCGGCGGTTCGCCGTCCGGACCGTCCCCCGAAGCGTGGCGGTCGCTGCCCGCCGCGCAGCAGCCCGACTGGCCCGACCCCGCGGCACTGCGAACCGCCTTGTCATCCCTGGCCGGCGCCCCGCCGCTGGTGTTCGCCACGGAGTGCGACACCCTTCTGGACAGGCTCGGCGAGGTCGCCCGCGGCAAGGCGTTTCTGCTCCAGGGCGGCGACTGCGCCGAGACCCTGGACGCGGTGAGCGCGGAGTCGGTGCGAGGCAAGCTGGAGGTCCTCCTCCAGATGGCCTCCGTTCTGACCTACGCGGCCGGCCTGCCGGTGGTCAAGGTCGGCCGTATCGCCGGCCAGTACGCCAAGCCCCGCTCGCGGCCCACCGAGACCCGGGGCGGCGTAACCCTGCCCTCCTATCGGGGCGACGCCGTCAACGGGCGGGCGTTCACCGCCGAGGCCCGAACCCCCGACCCGGCCCGGCTGGAGCGCGTCTACCATGCTTGCGCCGCGACGCTGAACCTGCTGCGTGCCTTCACCGCCGGCGGTTACGCGGACCCGCACGCCGTACACGAGAGGAACCGCGACTTCGTGGCCCTGTCCACGGCGGGCGGCCGCTATGGGCGGCTGATGGACGAGATCGACGCGGCGTTCGCGTTCATCCGGGCCTGCGGCATGACCCCTTCGAGCATGCGCACCACGGAGGTGTTCGCGAGCCATGAGGCCCTGCTCCTCGACTACGAGTCCGCGCTGGCCCGCACGGACCCCGACAGCGGGCGGCGGTACGCCCTGTCCGGGCATCTCCTGTGGATCGGCGAGCGCACCCGCCGGCCGGACGAGGCGCACGTGGCGTTCGCCGCGGGCGTCAGCAACCCCCTCGGCGTCAAACTCGGCCCGGACGCGGGCGTCGGAGACGTACTGACGCTGCTGAACCGGCTGGACCCGCAGCGCACCCCGGGCCGGCTCACCTTCATCACGCGGATGGGGCGGGGACTGGTGCGCGACCGGCTGCCCGCCCTGGTGGAGGCCGTACGCGCGGAGGGTGCGCAGGTGGTGTGGGTGTGTGATCCCATGCACGGCAACACCTTCACCGCGCCCAGCGGCCACAAGAGCCGGCGCTTCGATGACGTCCTGGACGAGATCGAGGGGTTCTTCGAGGTTCACCGCGCCCTGGGCACACACCCCGGCGGGCTGCACATGGAACTGACCGGCGAGGACGTCACCGAATGCGTGGGCGGCAGCGACGAGGTCCTCTCCGGCAACCTGCACCTGCGCTACGAGACGGCGTGCGACCCCCGGCTCAACCGGAGGCAGTCGATGGACCTGGCGTTCCGGGTCGCGGAATGGTTCAGCGCCGAGGAGCCCCGGTGCGGCCGGCCCGGCGCCGAGCGCGTCGCCGTCCGCACTCCAGACCTGTCCGTGTACACACAGGCCGCGGCACCCGTCGGCTGA